The genomic segment CcaaaataaaatatttatttgattttaatatttttcctccaatattttatttattttggagaagtcattttatctcctctcatatatttttattATGAAATGTTTTCAGAGAGAAAAACAattaaaaccaaatgatcctattttcaaaatttgagaaaacttaaatatgaaaatatcgaaattcccaactctctccgtgggtccttgagttgcttagatttcgaggatcgcgaggcaaaaaagcaataaaatatgatatgcatgaatgacctatgtataacattccaaattgaaaatttgggatgttacagtgtcactagtttgcctctacttgactagctcgttgaatcaatgatggttatgttttctaaccatagacatgagttgtcatttgattgacgggatcacatcattaaaaaatgatgtgattgacttgacccatccgttagcttagcatgatgatcgtttagtttgttgttactACTTtatccataactatacatgttcctatgactatgagatcatgcaaatTCCGAATACtggagaaacactttgtgtgctaccaaacgtcacaacgtaacttggtgattataaaggtgctctacaggtgtctccgatggtgtttgttgagttggcatggatcaagattagaatttgtcactccgattgtcggagaggtatctctggcccctctcggctatgtacatcacaataagccttgcaagcaatgtagctaatgagttagttacgggatgtagcattacggaacgagtaaagagccctgccggtaacgagattgaacgggttattgaaataccgacgatcgaatctcgggcaagtaacataccgatgataaagggaacaacgtatagctttatgctgtttgaccgataaagatcttcgtagaatatgtaggagccaatatgagcatccaggttccgctattggttattgaccgaagacatgcctcggtcatgtctacatagttctcgaacccgtagggtccgcacgcttaatgttccgtgacgatcggtaatacgagtttatgtgttttgatgtaccgaagatagtttggagtcctggatttgatcacggacatgacgaggagtctcgaaatgatcgagacataaagattgatatattgaataactatgtttggacatcggaagggttCCGAATAAGTTTGGACgaataccggagtaccggagggttaccggaaccccccggggagtgtattgggcctcatgggctttGATGGAGAGAGGAAGgtgcggccagggcaggccgtgcgcccctccccctctagtccgaattggactaggaaggggggcggcgccccccttttccttccccctctcttctccttccttccctcctactcctactcatGGAAGGGgtggaatcctactcccggtgggagtaggactccccttggggcgtgCCTAGGAGGCCgacctcctccccctcctccactcctttatatacgggggaggggggcaccccatagacacataagttgatcattgatcttttagccgtgtgcggtgccccccttcaccataatccacctcggtcatatcgtagcggtgcttaggcgaagccctgttccggtagcatcatcatcaccgtcatcacgccgtcgtgctgacgaacctctactggatcgtgagttcgcgggacgtcaccgagccgaacatgtgcagatcgcggaggtgtcgtaccttcggtgctagatcggtcgatcgtgaagacgtatgactacatcaaccgtgatgtcataacgcttccgcttacggtgtacgagggtacgtagacgatactctcctctctcattgctatgcatcaccatgatcggACGTGTGcataagaatttttttgaaattactatgttccccaacagcaaCAACTCATTTGATACCCCATGTAGCCAGTGTAGAACCAACAAGATTGGCAGCTAACTTGTGTAGGCTAAACTTAGCAGCAAACCTGGGATGCATGAAGCTGGCAATCGAGTCTGATAGTATCAACGCATTGGAGGCCATCTTTGATCCTAACGCATATATCGAAACGGATGTGTCTATCATAGCTGAATGTTGTCTTTTGACATTGAAGTTTGCTAGTATTACTTTTTATCATTGTAGTAGAGAAGTCAATACGGTGAAGGATGAATTAGCTAATCATTGCATTAGTATTAGCATGTCTAAAATGTGGGAGACAAACTTTCCTGACTTTATTCTTCATTATGTAAACGATCTGGCCATTATTTGATGCATAAAGTTATTATGATGGAAAAAAAACATGTGCTCCGAACTCCGAAGAGGTATTACGATTCTTTAAATTTATTTCAAGTTTATGAGATCCATTGGAAACATTTTTTCTTAAACTTTCTCTAGACTATATCTGTTTCTTTTTACATATAGAGAATTTATTGGAGTTGCTCTTCGAGCATCTACAGCTGTACTCCTCAAATTGATTAGGCGGGCGCGAAGATCACTGACTGGACAGTGGAAAGAAGCAAAAAGTTGACCCAACTGGATCCCTTAAAGCCTCCTTAAATGTCTGGATTGTCCGACAACCCTCATATTCATCTCACATATGGAAAGAGTATGAGGAGTGCCCGGATGTCCCCAGTCAGTAGTCCTGCGTATGTCACATAGAAGTAGGCCCGTCATAAAGCATcttttataaaataaataaataagagaCATGACTTCGTGAATGAAAAAATAGAGAATCAAAATGGATACACCCGGGCGCTGACCGGAGGCGTCCACGAGTATTTAAGAGGCCAACTTTGTTCAGTCCGGCTGTAAATCTTAAACGGTTAAGGTCTtctttggtttgtaggatttttATAGGAATTCTGCAGGATAGGATTTGcaaaggaaaaattcctttgaagccctttggtttgtaggaatggattcctattcctatataGGATATAAATCAATCCTTCATGTTTTGAAGGAAAAAAACATTAGTCTAGACTTAATGgaaaaaatcctatcctatgcatcaaatgacatctctttctctataaAAATTGACATACATGTTATCTTACTTCCTATAATTTTCCTATTCatataaaattcctatcctatgaatcaaaaAGACCTAAACCATTTGGCCAGGCCTTTCGAGTTTGGACCTTCTCCCAAACCCTGCCGCGGAATTGCCATCGAGGTTGGCAGAAATTACGGCCAAAAATCCGCTCGGGGTTTTTCCCAATCCGACCTGACGGCTTGGTTCCTCTCTCGCTCCCTCCTTGGTTCCCTCCGCCTCCTTCCGATCCCGCCCCCTCCCCCGCCGCTACCCTCCCCGACTCCCCTCCGCTCTCGGCCCCCGGCTTCGCGCTCCTTCCCGACATCCCTCCGCTCCCTCCCACACCCCAGTTACCTGCCCATCAGCAAGGTCACCGTCTCCCTCCTGCCTCCACTCCAGTCACCTGCCAACCAACAAGGTCACCGTCTCCCTTCTGCCATAAACGTAGCCGGCTGCCCGCAAGGCCACAAGGTAAGAATATCTGACATTGTTAATTTGGCTGCCCTCCAGAATTGTTTCTTGTATTTATGCATGTTTGGATTTGCTGAATCTTTTGCATGAAACTTGCCCTGCACGTGTCCCCTCCGTTCATGGATCCATTAATATTTTAGTAGTGGTAACGAGAATTTATGTCCGAGCATGTGAATTGAAAAAATGAACCAAGGTGTGGAGCTAGGTAGTTCCTCAGATTCTTCAGGTCTGAATTACTGTAGCCATTTCCCTGCAAAAAGAGGAATTGCTGTAGCACTTAACCAATTTATGTACAGTACTTGTCTGTTGGAGCCTTGTAGGCAATGCATGAATTTTTGTAGCAAAATTGTTGTCTTCCACAGGGAGTTGGTAAGTTATACAGTCATACATGTTTGATGGCCAGGCAGTGAATAAATTGTACATATGGCACATGCCCTTAAATGTTAAGGCTGTATCTTTTACTTATTTTTTTGTACTGTTATAACGTGGCTACAAACCCTAAAATAATATTGGAACTAAAGTGAATCGGATTGGCTGTAGTCATACTGATCTAGCAATATATTTTGGCAGCCATGAGAAGAGTACTGCTCTTGTTGTTTTGCACATTTCTTTAATACGTTCACATATGCATAGATTTTTTGGGTGCATGTATGTATGCGAGAGTATGTTTACAGATGATACATTTATGCTTTTACAATTTATGTTGGCACAAAAACATCCGAACCTTGCTCTTATTTGGCATGCCACTACAAAAGTTATTTTAAATTTTAATGTAGCACTTTGTTGCACTAAGATACTATCGACCAAACAGACCACAAATAAGTCTAGGGGTATTAAAGATTTTGTAGCATTCACCACAGATAATAAACTCAAAATTTTAGAACCATTCAAACAGGGTATGGGCCTCTCAGGGCTTCCCCAGACCGGAGCTCCTGTTAACAGTTCATCTTAGGCTGGTTTATGCACAAGACGAAGCCCTTTAGAAGGTGTAATCAGCTTTTTTTATGGTCACACGACTTAGGGCACAATTTGGCTCGTTGGCAGCTTTTACAAACAACCTGCAATACTTGCATGTATTATATCGTGTCACATTCTCCTGATTGTTATGAACAGCTCCTGAACCATGGATGACTATGGGATCCGTCTTCTATGCATCTCCAGGGCATAACTCTGCACCCTAAATTAGTCATAGAAGTGTTTGTTACTTGTCCAAAATGCAAATGATGTATGGTAGAGTCACTTgccatgtactccctctgtaaactaatataagtaGAGTACATAGTGATCTAAAAgatcttatattagtttacagagggagtacatatgTAAAAGTATGAGACTGAACAAGTACTGCATGGGAACAGTTCTAGTGCTATTTATAAGAAAAACATTCTAGGACTAGGGTTAGTATTTTAGCCGTTGGTCACCCTGGTGAGGTACACCATTTGTCTTTAAAGGGCAGTATTATTTTTGTTCCGATAAGATTACTAAGCTAGTAGTTTTCATTTGTGTATTTTACTGGCCTATTGATTTGGTAAGAAAAGCATTGGTGAAAGTGTATCTGATGTTGGATCTGGATCTAAATAGGGCCCAGCTCAGCGTTCGACATGTCTGGACGTGAGGTCCGTGAGTATACCAATCTCAGCGATCCTAAAGGTTCTTGATTCATCACTCTCTTGTAGCCAACAAGCTCTTACCCTTTCTTGTCTGTCAGGCATTTTAATTGGGATCATTTTGATGACAATTGGGGTTTGTGCTGTGGATGTGCAGATAGGAAGTCGGGGAAGGGGAAGGACAAGATCGATGATGAGGACGTCACCTTTCAGCGCATGGTTGCAAAGGTTAACCGGATTGTATTGTTAGTTTATTACTGCTACTGCATTTGATGTATATCTAAACACATTATTTTAAATATCTGCATATAAGATGTTATTATATCGAGTCTTACTTTTCTGCTATGTATCCATTTTTTTAAAGAGAAATAGTTTCATTAGCTGCTAAAATATAATTTAAAATTCAATGAAAAAGAGGTTAAATTCAGCCAAATTAATAATTTTGATGTCTGAATGAATGGatttgccaagttttgcatttaTGTGGTGTCAATCTGGCATAGTGTCGAATGTGCTGGGGTGGTGATTTGCTTCTTTACATGTTGCTGTGCTAGAATATGCATTATGTCTGGCTTGGTGCTGCTGATATAGAGTAGTACAGTTGACGTTATCAGAATAAGTGAAAAATTAATGTACTGACGGACTGAATTCCATAGCTTTCTCTAGACTGATAGATCGTCCAATGTGGTCAGAAATATTTAATGGGCTGCCTTAGGTTGAGGTTGTGTGCATTCTCTGCTGAGATCATTGGTTTATTGGTAGAATAACATTTATATTACTTGGTAGCTGGGGCTGTGAGATGTCACAACATTTCCTTGCAAGCTCGATTCCGTTACTACTGCTACCAGTTGAGTTTTACACGCAATGTTCTGATAACATGCCCTCACAGAAATTTTGGCTCTCCACTGGGCGGTTGATGCCAACAGATGCAGGATGTTGCCGGTGAGAGGGGAGGCTACCTTCATGGACGGGGAGGTATTTCATGCTTTTTTCAAGGGGGACTCCATGCCGGTTGCTCGTTAACCGCTTTTTTGTGTGTTACTTTTATGTTTTTCAGCATTGGACAGTGATGATTTGCTTTACCTCAAAGAGCAAATGGAGGCTGAGGAAGATGCAGAGCGTCTTCTTCGCCGTACAGAGAAGCGGGCATTCGCTGCTTTTAAGATATCCTCTCTTTAATGAAACATCGTAGCTTGCATTTTACAAAATAAATAATGTTTGGTGAATACGATCCAAGCCTTCCTCTAGCTCCTGGTATGCCAATTTGCGATAGTACACATATTTACCATTTGATTTATTATTCATCATGTGGAATAGCACAGTAGAGACATGCCTTGCCAGGGGTGGTTTTTTCATTTAACTTGTCTTGCAATTTCCCACATCGTTATTATGTGCTTTGTTTCCGTTAGTTGGAATAGCAGAACAGAGGAGCATACCTAGGCAGGGGTGGTTTCTCATTTAGATTTGTGTATGCTATAGTCTGTTTGATTTCTTTAACCCTCGCCTCACAAAGCAGCGACTCTAGCTGATTCTGCACCTGCTCTACCCGCCGCTCTTTGTGTCGACGCCAGGCCAAAAAGCGACATAAGGTAAGCTACTAAGCTGTGTTCATCAAACATTATGTTTCCACCCACCGCGCCCTCTCGTAACGATAGCGCATACCTGATTGGCAGGCAACGGGATCTCTTGAAGAACATTGTTGGGATCAAACCGAAGCGACCCAAGGTTTGCAGCCCTCCGCAAGCAGCAGAGAATGACGGACCTAAGCAGAACCAGGAAGTTTCTGTCAGCAAAATGTCTTCATGTCAGAATGAACCAAAGCCAGCTGAAGCAACAGAGTCTAGGCCACAGAATGTGACTGGAAGCTTGCTTGGCCTGGCGTACGAGAGCTCGGATGAAGAATGACCAGTGGTGTAGGGAGTCACTGTAGGCTGTAGGCCGCGTGTTAGTTCATCTGCAACGTTGCTAGATTGTGTTTCTGTGCGGGAGTTCGGGGTAATTCAAGAACTCTTTCTGCTGAAAATCAAGCTTGAGTCACTGAATGCTTCTCTGGAATGTTCTGTTCTGGACACAGACGCATCCGTTCTTCGTGCAATATTGTGAGTGATTCTGCGTACAGAATCTTTAAAGGCGCTATCGGGTGAGTCCGTGAGTAATTCTGCGTACAAAATCTTTAAAGGCGCTATCTGACGCCTCAGGTGCACGTCATCCCAATCGTTGTTCATCCTGCAGATCGCCATCTATGCCTCCCCTCCCTGCAACGGCCGGACCTCCATCTGTAAGAGCAACTCCAAGCGCCCGCCCACCCAAACGGACGGCGCTTTTTGTCTGTTTAGATCGGTCGCCCATTCGGTGTCCGTCCTGTTTATCATTTGAGTCGGCAGTGCGCCCACCGCGCCTACCCATATTTGCCGACATGGCTGGCTGACTGCCCATTTTTAACAAATATGTACACTTTTTTACATTATTTCACAAACAAACGTATAGTTTCACAAGCCGAATAAAAAAGATATatctattggttgccaacatgagcccacgtatgctcaaccaaatcattttGCAGCTGCATGTGAGTTTCCCAATCATGTATTTCATGATGAAATTGAGTGAACTGTTCAAACATTGCCGCTCCTCCATCTTATGCACAACATTTTCATCGTGAAACTGAAACCCTTGATCGTAGATACGTTTTGGACGCTCATCTTCTATGATCAcattgtgcatgatcacacaagcagtcatcacctcccacaaCTTCTTCGTGCTCCAAGTCTTAGTAGGATACCGAACGATGCCCCATCGAGATCGCAAAACACCAAAGGCACGCTCGACGTCCTTCCTAGCACTCTCTTGCTCTTGGGCAAATCTTTTCCTCTTCTCTCCGACAGGGTTGGGGATCGTCTTCACAATAGTAGTCCACTGAGGATAGATACCATCACCTAGGTAGTATCCTTTGTCGTAGTTGTGGCCGTTGATGGTAACATTCACCGGCGCACTGAGGATAGTTtaccggaggaatactttgtgtgctaccaaacttcacaacgtaactgggtgattataaaggtgctctataggtgtctccgaaggtacgtgttgggttggcgtatttcgagattaggatttgtcactccgattgtcgaagaggtatctctgggccctctcggtaatgcacatcattcaagccttgcaagcattgcaactaatgagttagttgcgggatgatgtattacagaacgagtaaagagactttccagtaacgagattgaactaggtattgatataccgacgatcgaatctcgggcaagtaacataccgatgacaaaaggaacaacgtatgttgttatgcggtctgaccgataaagatcttcgtagaatatgtaggagctaatatgagcatctaggttccgctattggttattgaccggagacatgtctcggtcatgtctacatagttctcgaacccgtagggtccgcacgcttaacattacgatgacagtttcattatgagtttatatgttttgatgtatcgaaggttgttcggagtcccgatgtgatcacggacatgacgaggagtctcgaaatgctcgagacatgaagattgatatattggaagcctatgtttggacatcggaagtgttccgggtgaaatcaggattttaccggagtactgggaggttacaggaaccccccggtgacttaatgggccttagtgggcctaggtggaagagaggagaggaggcaagggctggccgcgcgcccctccccctagtccaaataggacaaggagagggggcggctccccccttccttccttctcctccactccttccccctcccaagttctattccaactaggaaagggggggagtcctactcccggtgggagtaggactcctcctggcgtgccccaAGCCTGGACGCACCtatccccccttgctcctttatatacgggggcagaggggcaccccagagacacaacattagatcattgatctcttagccgtgtgcggtgcccccctccaccatagtccacctcgataatactgtagcggtgcttaggcaaagccctgcgtcggtagaacatcaacatcgtcaccacgccgtcgtgctgacgaaactctccctcaacactcagctgggtcggagttcgagggacgtcatcggctgaacgtgtgctgaactcggaggtgtcgtgcgttcggtacttgatcggtcggatcgtgaagacgtacgactacatcaaccgtgttgtgctaatgcttccgctttcggtctacgagggtacgtggaaaacactctcccctctcgttgctatgcatcaccatgatcttgcgtgtgcgtaggaatttttttgaaattactacgttccccaacaataacctctcggagttggtttagcgattgctaaggcgcgatgtcCTCGCACGatcatagtcggatcgtcaaagtcgacttcctccaaaacaatagccaccatctcatcgaaagacgggacacctttgcctcacttgatagaggcaacagtgtcccgatctttcgatgagatgataactatcgatttggtggagtctactttgacgatctgactacaaacgtgcatgatgttgtgccttagcaatcgctaaaccaatctcctgaggttaccgACGATGCTAGAAGCACGATCatcctgaccacgaaggtctattcctgcatgcaatcaaagaacaagcaagaatatgataaagcaatctgaatattgtgaatatagatgaagtattgataatagtggggatccggaagcggtcttggtatggtcgttggacacaaatgaagtacacgaagttgcaatggctaacttttaactaaaaaaatcccaaggaaaaagctactagatggatctaatTATATaagagcaaggggtggcggccaaggaggtggaaggacatcccaaggcagcctaaaactaaccctaggtcgtacaaggctcatgggcccaagtggaggtgatgcaacacctttgggcttgtagtttgactcggaatctgctgcaatgtcagattgtttcgtccataaCGCAACACTCCGGaagaatttgaaggtgaatccaattgtgttggaaagagcacgaaatctactttcaaacaaaaaaaagaatcacccaattcagagtccgtatgaaaaagttgttggcgttttgagtcaggtatgtctatgcagtccgaatctgaatttagaacgtgagagacttggactctatctcctcttggcccaaaagtgacgttagaggactttttgaacaacACCCAAACTTCTCTTTtccccttatcttcatatgtggattgtacaaatgtcccatacacctgcaattagagatggcacaaaagtttgtgaagtatttttgtcttggatgacataaataaattattgcatagtttgcattagaaatcacctcacaaatatacatgtatgcaatatttttggtcatatccaaggtagtcatgtcctcatcaactataatttatcatgaacttagtacctgatagtattttcatatctatgttgttgtagataaatggcccgtgatgttgttccgttgaattttaatgcgttcctagagaaagctaagttaaaagatgatggtagcaattacatggactgggtccgtaacttgagaattatcctcattgctgcacagaagaattacgtcctaaaagcaccgctgggtgacaagCCTGCTGTAGATGTTGttgacgacgttaagaacgtctggcaaagcaaagctgatgactacttgatagttcagtgtgccatgctttatggcttagaaccgggacttcaacaacattttgaacgtcatggagcatatgagatgttccaagagttgaagttaatatttcaagcaaatgcccggattgagagatatgaagtctccaataagttctacaactgcaaaatggaggagaatagttctgtcagtgaacatatactcagaatgtctgggtaccacaaccacttgactcagctgggagttaatcttcctgatgatagtgtcattgacagagttcttcaatcactgccaccaagctacaagagctttgtgatgaactataatatgcaagggatgtataagacaattcccgagctcttcgcaatgctaaaggctgccgaggtagaaatcaagaaggagcatcaagtgttgatggtcaacaagaccaccagtttcaataagaatggaaaagggaagaaggggaatttcaagaagaacagcaagcaagttgctgctcaagtgaagaagcccaagtctggacctaaacctgagactgagtgcttctactgcaaagggactggtcattggaagcgaaactgcccaagtatttggcggataagaaggatggcaaagtgaaaggtatatttgatatacatgttattgatgtgtaccttattaatactcgcagtagcgcctgggtatttgatactggatctgttgctaatatttgcaactcgaaacaaggactacggattaagcgaagattggctaagaacgaggtgacgatgcgcgtgggaaacggttccaaagtcgatgtgatcgcggtcggcacgctacctctacatctaccttcgggattagtattagacct from the Triticum urartu cultivar G1812 unplaced genomic scaffold, Tu2.1 TuUngrouped_contig_6844, whole genome shotgun sequence genome contains:
- the LOC125531152 gene encoding uncharacterized protein LOC125531152 isoform X1, with protein sequence MSGREVREYTNLSDPKDRKSGKGKDKIDDEDVTFQRMVAKMQDVAGERGGYLHGRGALDSDDLLYLKEQMEAEEDAERLLRRTEKRAFAAFKKAATLADSAPALPAALCVDARPKSDIRQRDLLKNIVGIKPKRPKVCSPPQAAENDGPKQNQEVSVSKMSSCQNEPKPAEATESRPQNVTGSLLGLAYESSDEE
- the LOC125531152 gene encoding uncharacterized protein LOC125531152 isoform X2; the encoded protein is MQDVAGERGGYLHGRGALDSDDLLYLKEQMEAEEDAERLLRRTEKRAFAAFKKAATLADSAPALPAALCVDARPKSDIRQRDLLKNIVGIKPKRPKVCSPPQAAENDGPKQNQEVSVSKMSSCQNEPKPAEATESRPQNVTGSLLGLAYESSDEE